One Coccinella septempunctata chromosome 1, icCocSept1.1, whole genome shotgun sequence DNA window includes the following coding sequences:
- the LOC123309013 gene encoding uncharacterized protein LOC123309013, translated as MALVAYDYGSDSEVDEDTDHQPQPVTENAGIKNSILNGKSSCEEGSIEKPCENTTEIGEPVLPGEISDDEDAVSLPSHSVSNMFEKLPQKKEVPNENIKPDFEDIVEDFIPKAAPQTKEKAKVRILVPSLSEFDDIDEKEPAAKKFKQSVKGTGLLSLLPPVKCLPLTNKSFVPNVLTQKNKANEQVKKVSKPLVPNSVRKKKEASISSKKEESDAKSKQNESDDSDVEMPETYDDELWQKVCGKKVVKNIIVEEEPVSKEPIIDLAPEPVAPYQGLDNAAFKELVGKSSRMPRNIKLIDINEDQLVAEKDLWMTKSLTDPEYIPKPSEDDDSIDPTKRKKHHITYLAQKAKANEQELQQQWAASKHNRMQSRAKYGF; from the coding sequence ATGGCTCTTGTTGCTTATGACTATGGAAGTGATAGTGAAGTAGATGAAGATACAGATCATCAACCTCAACCAGTTACTGAAAATGCTGGTATCAAAAATAGCATACTCAATGGAAAGAGCAGTTGTGAGGAAGGAAGTATTGAAAAACCCTGTGAAAATACAACCGAAATAGGTGAACCAGTATTACCAGGTGAAATATCTGATGATGAAGATGCAGTCTCGCTGCCAAGTCATTCTGTCTCCAATATGTTTGAAAAATTGCCTCAAAAAAAAGAAGTACCGAATGAGAACATAAAACCAGATTTTGAGGATATAGTGGAAGATTTTATACCCAAAGCTGCACCACAAACTAAGGAGAAGGCTAAAGTACGAATTCTTGTACCTTCTCTTTCTGAATTTGATGACATAGACGAGAAAGAACCAGCAGCCAAAAAATTCAAGCAATCTGTCAAAGGAACCGGACTTCTTTCGTTACTGCCACCAGTAAAATGTCTTCCTTTGACTAACAAAAGTTTTGTTCCTAATGTTTTGACACAGAAGAATAAAGCAAATGAACAAGTCAAGAAAGTCAGTAAACCCCTAGTACCAAACAGTGttagaaagaaaaaagaagcATCTATCTCATCAAAGAAGGAAGAATCAGATGCCAAATCTAAGCAGAATGAAAGTGATGACAGTGATGTGGAGATGCCAGAAACTTACGATGATGAATTATGGCAAAAAGTATGCGGCAAAAAAGTTGTTAAAAATATAATTGTTGAAGAAGAACCTGTAAGCAAAGAACCTATAATCGATTTGGCTCCAGAGCCAGTTGCCCCATACCAAGGTTTAGATAATGCAGCTTTTAAAGAACTTGTAGGAAAGAGTAGTAGAATGCCACGCAATATAAAACTGATAGATATAAATGAAGATCAATTGGTAGCTGAAAAAGATTTGTGGATGACAAAGTCACTTACTGATCCAGAATACATACCAAAACCATCTGAAGATGACGATTCAATAGATCCTACAAAAAGAAAGAAGCATCATATCACTTATCTGGCTCAAAAAGCAAAAGCTAATGAACAAGAATTACAACAGCAATGGGCTGCAAGTAAACACAACAGAATGCAATCCAGAGCAAAGTATGGTTTTTGA
- the LOC123307586 gene encoding uncharacterized protein LOC123307586: protein MAVSHFLQEPAAKKFKQSAKGTGLLSLLPPVKCLPLTNKSFVPNILTQKNKANEQVKKVSKPLVPNSVRKKKEASISSKKEESDAKSKQNESDDSDVEMPETYDDELWQKVCGKKVVKNIIVEEEPVSKEPIIDLAPEPVAPYQGLDNAAFKELVGKSSRMPRNIKLIDINEDQLVAEKDLWMTKSLTDPEYIPKPSEDDDSIDPTKRKKHHITYLAQKAKANEQELQQQWAASKHNRMQSRAKYGF, encoded by the exons ATGGCA GTTTCACACTTTTTACAAGAACCAGCAGCCAAAAAATTCAAGCAATCTGCCAAAGGAACCGGACTTCTTTCGTTACTGCCACCAGTGAAATGTCTTCCTTTGACTAACAAAAGTTTTGTTCCTAATATTTTGACACAGAAGAATAAAGCAAATGAACAAGTCAAGAAAGTCAGTAAACCCCTAGTACCAAACAGTGttagaaagaaaaaagaagcATCTATCTCATCAAAGAAGGAAGAATCAGATGCCAAATCTAAGCAGAATGAAAGTGATGACAGTGATGTGGAGATGCCAGAAACTTACGATGATGAATTATGGCAAAAAGTATGCGGCAAAAAAGTTGTTAAAAATATAATTGTTGAAGAAGAACCTGTAAGCAAAGAACCTATAATCGATTTGGCTCCAGAGCCAGTTGCCCCATACCAAGGTTTAGATAATGCAGCTTTTAAAGAACTTGTAGGAAAGAGTAGTAGAATGCCACGCAATATAAAACTTATAGATATAAATGAAGATCAATTGGTAGCTGAAAAAGATTTGTGGATGACAAAGTCACTTACTGATCCAGAATACATACCAAAACCATCTGAagatgatgattcaatagatccTACAAAAAGAAAGAAGCATCATATCACTTATCTGGCTCAAAAAGCAAAAGCTAATGAACAAGAATTACAACAGCAATGGGCTGCAAGTAAACACAACAGAATGCAATCCAGAGCAAAGTATGGTTTTTGA